The Candidatus Parvarchaeota archaeon DNA window AGGCAGGCTCAAGGGAGTTTGGATTTGGAAGCCCTGAAAAGAAGATTGAGACGCGGCACATGTGGTTCAAGACTGTGCAGGAAATGCAGCAGGCGCTTTGCAGGATTGCGCCGTTTTATGTTTCCTATTCGGCTGCATACTACGAATTTCCGGACGCAAGGCCGATGGCAAAGAAAAACTGGCTTGGAGCCGACTTGATATTTGACCTTGATGCGCCTGCCCACAGCTGCGGCAAGTTTACATGCGAAAAGTGCCTTGAGGACATAAAGGGCCAGACAGTAAGGCTTGTTGAGGAGTTTCTGATTGATGATTTTGGAGTTGAAAAAAGCAAAATCAGCATCAACTTTTCAGGAGGGCGCGGCTACCATGTGCATGTGAGGGACGACAGGTTTGTCAGGCTTGGCCGGGAGGAGCGACGGGAAATCGTTGATTATATATCGGGAACCGGTCTGGACATGGAATCGTTTTTCTTCAAAGGGGACAGCCAGAAAAACAAGGTGTTTTGCGGCCCTAAAATAACGCAGGGCGGGTTTGGTGGCAAAATAGCGCGGGAGATAAAAAAAAGGCTTGAGGCAGGGGATAGTGGAGTATGGAGGATGTTTGGGAAAAAGCACACCCAAAAAAACCTTGAAAGCCTGCGCAGGGGCATGGAAAACGGGATTTACAGTGATGCAGCCCATGCTGCAGAGATGTCACGGGGGATTGAGGCCTTAAAAAGTGAGATTGCTGTTTGCCTTGGAAGCCAGACTGACGTGAATGTCACCCTTGACACAAGCAAGCTGATACGCCTGCCAGATTCCATTCACGGTGGAAGCGGGCTTGCGGCACGAAGCGTTGGGCTGGAAAGGATTGGAGAATTTGACCCGATGGCGGATGCGGTTGCCTTTAATGACGGGGAGGTTGAAATCATTGCCCTGGAGGCAATACCGCCGATTGCAATGGCAGGTGGGAAAATTGGCCCGATTGCCCAGGGAGAAAGGAAAACACTGTGCCAGGCAGGGGCGGTCTATCTTCTTTGCAAAAAGGCGTGCAGTTTAATAAGATGAATGTGGAAATTTTAGGCCTTGGAAACTGTTGTTTGTGCTGTTGGAGCGGTTGGGCGGTTATGGTGGAGCTGACGTATTCTGAGCTGCGAAGGCTGCAGCAGGAGGAAAAGGCGACTGCCGCAATTGTCGCACTTGAGCACGATTTCTACGATAAGGTAGGGCTGATGCTCTTGCAGAAAAAAGAGATGCTTGCAAAAAGCCACAGCATCATGGAGATAAGGGAATACGAAAACACCAGGAAAATAGTTAAGGATATATACTCAATGCGCCAGCAGAAGATACTTTTCAAGGCACTTAGGTCAAATTCGCACCAGGACGCTGCCGGCATGACAGTTGAGGAGCATGAGCTTTTTGACAGGATAGTCGGCATTCTTGACGAGGGGAAGAAAAGGTTTGAAGCAGAAGTGGACGAGGAGACTA harbors:
- the priS gene encoding DNA primase catalytic subunit PriS, translating into MEGTLGSMRRKVGRETDFAMVQVSHIEYLKGLIAGYYRSARIEIPQAGSREFGFGSPEKKIETRHMWFKTVQEMQQALCRIAPFYVSYSAAYYEFPDARPMAKKNWLGADLIFDLDAPAHSCGKFTCEKCLEDIKGQTVRLVEEFLIDDFGVEKSKISINFSGGRGYHVHVRDDRFVRLGREERREIVDYISGTGLDMESFFFKGDSQKNKVFCGPKITQGGFGGKIAREIKKRLEAGDSGVWRMFGKKHTQKNLESLRRGMENGIYSDAAHAAEMSRGIEALKSEIAVCLGSQTDVNVTLDTSKLIRLPDSIHGGSGLAARSVGLERIGEFDPMADAVAFNDGEVEIIALEAIPPIAMAGGKIGPIAQGERKTLCQAGAVYLLCKKACSLIR
- a CDS encoding DNA replication complex GINS family protein, which produces MVELTYSELRRLQQEEKATAAIVALEHDFYDKVGLMLLQKKEMLAKSHSIMEIREYENTRKIVKDIYSMRQQKILFKALRSNSHQDAAGMTVEEHELFDRIVGILDEGKKRFEAEVDEETTIVSEEGAAGGHSGFKKIRFLKEVPAFRGLDNNIYGPYKPGDETAVPESESSGLVKGKYAQVL